From a region of the Tolypothrix sp. NIES-4075 genome:
- a CDS encoding MBL fold metallo-hydrolase: LEQVDRDLQSLDELGLKLRSCLETHLHADHITGAGKLRQKTGCQVIVPQNPAVTKADRSLVGGEILEVGSVIIETISTPGHTASHIAYLVNKTHLLTGDALFIRGCGRTDFQGGDPGTLYDVVTQRLFTLPDETFVYPAHDYKGRTVSTIGEEKRLNPRFSVRTRSQFITIMNNLKLSSPQKMNAAVPANEYCGDFISQERLDAIASPATDEELKQIELTVTTNTEIYNDYFAMYI; the protein is encoded by the coding sequence TTAGAGCAAGTTGACCGTGATTTGCAATCATTAGATGAACTGGGATTAAAGCTACGCTCTTGTCTGGAAACTCACCTTCATGCAGATCATATTACAGGGGCAGGCAAACTCAGACAAAAAACAGGTTGTCAAGTGATTGTTCCCCAGAATCCTGCTGTGACAAAAGCCGATCGCTCCCTTGTTGGTGGCGAAATCCTCGAAGTCGGCTCAGTAATCATTGAAACAATTTCTACTCCGGGTCACACTGCCAGTCACATAGCATATTTGGTAAACAAAACCCACCTATTAACTGGTGATGCCTTATTTATTCGTGGTTGTGGACGCACAGATTTTCAAGGCGGCGATCCTGGAACCTTATACGATGTGGTAACACAACGTTTATTTACCTTACCAGATGAGACTTTTGTTTATCCGGCTCATGACTACAAAGGTCGTACAGTTTCCACCATTGGCGAAGAAAAACGTCTTAATCCCAGATTTAGCGTTCGCACCCGCAGTCAGTTCATTACGATCATGAATAATCTCAAATTGAGTTCTCCTCAAAAGATGAATGCAGCAGTCCCTGCAAATGAATACTGTGGTGATTTTATTTCTCAAGAAAGGTTAGATGCGATCGCAAGTCCAGCTACAGATGAAGAACTCAAACAAATAGAACTCACAGTTACGACTAATACAGAAATTTACAATGATTACTTTGCTATGTATATCTAG
- a CDS encoding 3D domain-containing protein codes for MGRLQCAVDPNVIPLHKKFTLILWNDQWVEAVALDTGTAIKGHIIDIFVDTNAEAINLGRKHVKAIL; via the coding sequence ATTGGGCGTCTACAGTGCGCGGTAGACCCAAATGTTATTCCTCTTCACAAAAAATTCACCTTGATACTTTGGAATGACCAATGGGTAGAGGCAGTTGCACTAGATACGGGTACAGCAATTAAAGGTCATATTATTGACATATTTGTCGATACAAACGCTGAGGCAATCAATCTAGGTAGAAAGCATGTTAAGGCAATTCTTTAA